From Eretmochelys imbricata isolate rEreImb1 chromosome 26, rEreImb1.hap1, whole genome shotgun sequence, the proteins below share one genomic window:
- the POLM gene encoding DNA-directed DNA/RNA polymerase mu isoform X4 → MALVPLKKRRRAPSPPAGPPGPGRFPDVVLCLVEKRMGASRRAFLTQLARAKGFRVDRAYSAAVTHVVSEQNSGAEVAQWLEQQREECGDGGDPALLDISWFTESMGAGRPVEIESRHRLRVAELAPHGRQMAPYACQRRTPLLHSNQPLTEALETLAEEAGFSGSEGRSLAFTRAASVLKALPGRLGALEELGSLPGIGEHSRRVIQDVLEDGVCAEVERVKLSERYRTMKLFTKIFGVGVRTASRWYQEGLRTLLDLQERNTKLTRQQQAGLRHYGDLNTPVERSEAESTSQAVQEAVKRFLPGASVTLAGGFRRGKPRGHDVDLLLTHPEEGREVGLLSRVVSWLDSQHFERELRRFASRERKMVLNSHALYDTRTSFYPLRPKKKSSSTWAWSMCPPHRETPEPWSTCPPQRPLTAQESPLQPWKRPLLPPVLAASSVFPE, encoded by the exons ATGGCCCTGGTGCCCCTGAAGAAGAGGAGAAGGGCCCCGTCCCCACCAGCCGGGCCCCCAGGGCCTGGGCGCTTCCCCGATGTGGTGCTGTGCCTGGTGGAGAAGCGGATGGGTGCCAGCCGCAGGGCCTTCCTCACCCAGCTGGCCCGGGCCAAGGGCTTCCGTGTGGACAGGGCCTACAG CGCCGCGGTGACCCACGTGGTGTCGGAGCAGAACTCGGGGGCCGAGGTGGCCCAGTGGCTGGAGCAACAGCGGGAGGAGTGCGGTGACGGCGGGGACCCCGCCCTGCTGGACATCAGCTGGTTCACGGAGAGCATGGGGGCCGGACGGCCCGTGGAGATTGAGTCCCGGCACCGCCTCAGg gtggCAGAGCTGGCTCCGCATGGGCGGCAGATGGCACCATATGCCTGCCAGCGCCGGACCCCGCTTCTCCACAGCAACCAGCCGCTGACG GAGGCGCTGGAGACCCTGGCGGAGGAGGCGGGGTTCAGCGGCAGCGAGGGGCGCAGCCTGGCATTCACCAGGGCAGCCTCGGTGCTGAAGGCCCTGCCCGGCCGGCTCGGCGCCCTGGAGGAGCTGGGGTCTCTGCCTGGCATCGGGGAGCACTCCCGGCGGGTCATCCAG GATGTGCTGGAAGATGGCGTCTGCGCGGAGGTGGAGAGAGTGAAGCTGTCGGAGAGATACCGGACTATGAAG CTCTTCACCAAGATTTTCGGGGTTGGGGTGAGGACGGCCAGCCGGTGGTACCAGGAGGGGCTCCGGACGCTCTTGGACCTGCAGGAGCGAAACACCAAACTGACCAGGCAGCAGCAAGCAG GGCTGCGGCACTATGGCGACCTCAACACCCCGGTGGAGCGCAGTGAGGCAGAGTCCACCAGCCAGGCGGTGCAGGAGGCGGTGAAGCGGTTCCTGCCCGGAGCCTCAGTGACGCTGGCCGGCGGGTTCAGACG GGGGAAGCCGCGTGGCCATGACGTCGACCTTCTCCTCACACACCCCGAGGAAGGCAGAGAGGTGGGGCTGCTGAGCCGAGTCGTCAGCTGGCTGGACAGCCAG cacttcGAGCGTGAGCTCCGGCGCTTCGCCAGCCGTGAGAGGAAGATGGTCCTGAACAGCCACGCCCTGTACGACACCAG AACCTCTTTCTACCCGCTGCGTCCGAAGAAGAAATCTTCCAGCACCTGGGCCTGGAGTATGTGCCCCCCGCACAGAGAAACGCCTGAACCCTGGAGTACGTGCCCCCCGCAGAGACCCCTCACTGCCCAGGAATCCCCTCTCCAGCCCTGGAAACGGCCCCTACTGCCACCCGTGCTGGCTGCCTCCAGTGTGTTTCCCGAGTGA
- the POLM gene encoding DNA-directed DNA/RNA polymerase mu isoform X2 produces MALVPLKKRRRAPSPPAGPPGPGRFPDVVLCLVEKRMGASRRAFLTQLARAKGFRVDRAYSAAVTHVVSEQNSGAEVAQWLEQQREECGDGGDPALLDISWFTESMGAGRPVEIESRHRLRVAELAPHGRQMAPYACQRRTPLLHSNQPLTEALETLAEEAGFSGSEGRSLAFTRAASVLKALPGRLGALEELGSLPGIGEHSRRVIQDVLEDGVCAEVERVKLSERYRTMKLFTKIFGVGVRTASRWYQEGLRTLLDLQERNTKLTRQQQAGLRHYGDLNTPVERSEAESTSQAVQEAVKRFLPGASVTLAGGFRRGKPRGHDVDLLLTHPEEGREGLILYQHSQENSYGLREGPEPLGGRDVMDRFERCFSIFRLEAQGGPGAARGWKAVRVDLVVAPVSQFPFALLGWTGSRHFERELRRFASRERKMVLNSHALYDTRTSFYPLRPKKKSSSTWAWSMCPPHRETPEPWSTCPPQRPLTAQESPLQPWKRPLLPPVLAASSVFPE; encoded by the exons ATGGCCCTGGTGCCCCTGAAGAAGAGGAGAAGGGCCCCGTCCCCACCAGCCGGGCCCCCAGGGCCTGGGCGCTTCCCCGATGTGGTGCTGTGCCTGGTGGAGAAGCGGATGGGTGCCAGCCGCAGGGCCTTCCTCACCCAGCTGGCCCGGGCCAAGGGCTTCCGTGTGGACAGGGCCTACAG CGCCGCGGTGACCCACGTGGTGTCGGAGCAGAACTCGGGGGCCGAGGTGGCCCAGTGGCTGGAGCAACAGCGGGAGGAGTGCGGTGACGGCGGGGACCCCGCCCTGCTGGACATCAGCTGGTTCACGGAGAGCATGGGGGCCGGACGGCCCGTGGAGATTGAGTCCCGGCACCGCCTCAGg gtggCAGAGCTGGCTCCGCATGGGCGGCAGATGGCACCATATGCCTGCCAGCGCCGGACCCCGCTTCTCCACAGCAACCAGCCGCTGACG GAGGCGCTGGAGACCCTGGCGGAGGAGGCGGGGTTCAGCGGCAGCGAGGGGCGCAGCCTGGCATTCACCAGGGCAGCCTCGGTGCTGAAGGCCCTGCCCGGCCGGCTCGGCGCCCTGGAGGAGCTGGGGTCTCTGCCTGGCATCGGGGAGCACTCCCGGCGGGTCATCCAG GATGTGCTGGAAGATGGCGTCTGCGCGGAGGTGGAGAGAGTGAAGCTGTCGGAGAGATACCGGACTATGAAG CTCTTCACCAAGATTTTCGGGGTTGGGGTGAGGACGGCCAGCCGGTGGTACCAGGAGGGGCTCCGGACGCTCTTGGACCTGCAGGAGCGAAACACCAAACTGACCAGGCAGCAGCAAGCAG GGCTGCGGCACTATGGCGACCTCAACACCCCGGTGGAGCGCAGTGAGGCAGAGTCCACCAGCCAGGCGGTGCAGGAGGCGGTGAAGCGGTTCCTGCCCGGAGCCTCAGTGACGCTGGCCGGCGGGTTCAGACG GGGGAAGCCGCGTGGCCATGACGTCGACCTTCTCCTCACACACCCCGAGGAAGGCAGAGAG ggtttGATACTCTATCAGCACAGCCAGGAGAACAGCTATGGGCTCCGGGAGGGCCCTGAGCCGCTCGGGGGCAGGGACGTCATGGACCGATTCGAGAGGTGCTTTTCCATATTCCGCCTGGAGGCGCAGGGGGGCCCGGGCGCTGCCCGAGGCTGGAAGGCCGTCAGGGTGGACCTGGTCGTGGCTCCGGTCAGTCAGTTCCCATTCGCTCTGCTTGGCTGGACCGGCTCCCGG cacttcGAGCGTGAGCTCCGGCGCTTCGCCAGCCGTGAGAGGAAGATGGTCCTGAACAGCCACGCCCTGTACGACACCAG AACCTCTTTCTACCCGCTGCGTCCGAAGAAGAAATCTTCCAGCACCTGGGCCTGGAGTATGTGCCCCCCGCACAGAGAAACGCCTGAACCCTGGAGTACGTGCCCCCCGCAGAGACCCCTCACTGCCCAGGAATCCCCTCTCCAGCCCTGGAAACGGCCCCTACTGCCACCCGTGCTGGCTGCCTCCAGTGTGTTTCCCGAGTGA
- the POLM gene encoding DNA-directed DNA/RNA polymerase mu isoform X1, with protein sequence MALVPLKKRRRAPSPPAGPPGPGRFPDVVLCLVEKRMGASRRAFLTQLARAKGFRVDRAYSAAVTHVVSEQNSGAEVAQWLEQQREECGDGGDPALLDISWFTESMGAGRPVEIESRHRLRVAELAPHGRQMAPYACQRRTPLLHSNQPLTEALETLAEEAGFSGSEGRSLAFTRAASVLKALPGRLGALEELGSLPGIGEHSRRVIQDVLEDGVCAEVERVKLSERYRTMKLFTKIFGVGVRTASRWYQEGLRTLLDLQERNTKLTRQQQAGLRHYGDLNTPVERSEAESTSQAVQEAVKRFLPGASVTLAGGFRRGKPRGHDVDLLLTHPEEGREVGLLSRVVSWLDSQGLILYQHSQENSYGLREGPEPLGGRDVMDRFERCFSIFRLEAQGGPGAARGWKAVRVDLVVAPVSQFPFALLGWTGSRHFERELRRFASRERKMVLNSHALYDTRTSFYPLRPKKKSSSTWAWSMCPPHRETPEPWSTCPPQRPLTAQESPLQPWKRPLLPPVLAASSVFPE encoded by the exons ATGGCCCTGGTGCCCCTGAAGAAGAGGAGAAGGGCCCCGTCCCCACCAGCCGGGCCCCCAGGGCCTGGGCGCTTCCCCGATGTGGTGCTGTGCCTGGTGGAGAAGCGGATGGGTGCCAGCCGCAGGGCCTTCCTCACCCAGCTGGCCCGGGCCAAGGGCTTCCGTGTGGACAGGGCCTACAG CGCCGCGGTGACCCACGTGGTGTCGGAGCAGAACTCGGGGGCCGAGGTGGCCCAGTGGCTGGAGCAACAGCGGGAGGAGTGCGGTGACGGCGGGGACCCCGCCCTGCTGGACATCAGCTGGTTCACGGAGAGCATGGGGGCCGGACGGCCCGTGGAGATTGAGTCCCGGCACCGCCTCAGg gtggCAGAGCTGGCTCCGCATGGGCGGCAGATGGCACCATATGCCTGCCAGCGCCGGACCCCGCTTCTCCACAGCAACCAGCCGCTGACG GAGGCGCTGGAGACCCTGGCGGAGGAGGCGGGGTTCAGCGGCAGCGAGGGGCGCAGCCTGGCATTCACCAGGGCAGCCTCGGTGCTGAAGGCCCTGCCCGGCCGGCTCGGCGCCCTGGAGGAGCTGGGGTCTCTGCCTGGCATCGGGGAGCACTCCCGGCGGGTCATCCAG GATGTGCTGGAAGATGGCGTCTGCGCGGAGGTGGAGAGAGTGAAGCTGTCGGAGAGATACCGGACTATGAAG CTCTTCACCAAGATTTTCGGGGTTGGGGTGAGGACGGCCAGCCGGTGGTACCAGGAGGGGCTCCGGACGCTCTTGGACCTGCAGGAGCGAAACACCAAACTGACCAGGCAGCAGCAAGCAG GGCTGCGGCACTATGGCGACCTCAACACCCCGGTGGAGCGCAGTGAGGCAGAGTCCACCAGCCAGGCGGTGCAGGAGGCGGTGAAGCGGTTCCTGCCCGGAGCCTCAGTGACGCTGGCCGGCGGGTTCAGACG GGGGAAGCCGCGTGGCCATGACGTCGACCTTCTCCTCACACACCCCGAGGAAGGCAGAGAGGTGGGGCTGCTGAGCCGAGTCGTCAGCTGGCTGGACAGCCAG ggtttGATACTCTATCAGCACAGCCAGGAGAACAGCTATGGGCTCCGGGAGGGCCCTGAGCCGCTCGGGGGCAGGGACGTCATGGACCGATTCGAGAGGTGCTTTTCCATATTCCGCCTGGAGGCGCAGGGGGGCCCGGGCGCTGCCCGAGGCTGGAAGGCCGTCAGGGTGGACCTGGTCGTGGCTCCGGTCAGTCAGTTCCCATTCGCTCTGCTTGGCTGGACCGGCTCCCGG cacttcGAGCGTGAGCTCCGGCGCTTCGCCAGCCGTGAGAGGAAGATGGTCCTGAACAGCCACGCCCTGTACGACACCAG AACCTCTTTCTACCCGCTGCGTCCGAAGAAGAAATCTTCCAGCACCTGGGCCTGGAGTATGTGCCCCCCGCACAGAGAAACGCCTGAACCCTGGAGTACGTGCCCCCCGCAGAGACCCCTCACTGCCCAGGAATCCCCTCTCCAGCCCTGGAAACGGCCCCTACTGCCACCCGTGCTGGCTGCCTCCAGTGTGTTTCCCGAGTGA
- the POLM gene encoding DNA-directed DNA/RNA polymerase mu isoform X3, with product MALVPLKKRRRAPSPPAGPPGPGRFPDVVLCLVEKRMGASRRAFLTQLARAKGFRVDRAYSAAVTHVVSEQNSGAEVAQWLEQQREECGDGGDPALLDISWFTESMGAGRPVEIESRHRLRVAELAPHGRQMAPYACQRRTPLLHSNQPLTEALETLAEEAGFSGSEGRSLAFTRAASVLKALPGRLGALEELGSLPGIGEHSRRVIQDVLEDGVCAEVERVKLSERYRTMKLFTKIFGVGVRTASRWYQEGLRTLLDLQERNTKLTRQQQAGLRHYGDLNTPVERSEAESTSQAVQEAVKRFLPGASVTLAGGFRRGKPRGHDVDLLLTHPEEGREVGLLSRVVSWLDSQGLILYQHSQENSYGLREGPEPLGGRDVMDRFERCFSIFRLEAQGGPGAARGWKAVRVDLVVAPVSQFPFALLGWTGSRHFERELRRFASRERKMVLNSHALYDTRQNLFLPAASEEEIFQHLGLEYVPPAQRNA from the exons ATGGCCCTGGTGCCCCTGAAGAAGAGGAGAAGGGCCCCGTCCCCACCAGCCGGGCCCCCAGGGCCTGGGCGCTTCCCCGATGTGGTGCTGTGCCTGGTGGAGAAGCGGATGGGTGCCAGCCGCAGGGCCTTCCTCACCCAGCTGGCCCGGGCCAAGGGCTTCCGTGTGGACAGGGCCTACAG CGCCGCGGTGACCCACGTGGTGTCGGAGCAGAACTCGGGGGCCGAGGTGGCCCAGTGGCTGGAGCAACAGCGGGAGGAGTGCGGTGACGGCGGGGACCCCGCCCTGCTGGACATCAGCTGGTTCACGGAGAGCATGGGGGCCGGACGGCCCGTGGAGATTGAGTCCCGGCACCGCCTCAGg gtggCAGAGCTGGCTCCGCATGGGCGGCAGATGGCACCATATGCCTGCCAGCGCCGGACCCCGCTTCTCCACAGCAACCAGCCGCTGACG GAGGCGCTGGAGACCCTGGCGGAGGAGGCGGGGTTCAGCGGCAGCGAGGGGCGCAGCCTGGCATTCACCAGGGCAGCCTCGGTGCTGAAGGCCCTGCCCGGCCGGCTCGGCGCCCTGGAGGAGCTGGGGTCTCTGCCTGGCATCGGGGAGCACTCCCGGCGGGTCATCCAG GATGTGCTGGAAGATGGCGTCTGCGCGGAGGTGGAGAGAGTGAAGCTGTCGGAGAGATACCGGACTATGAAG CTCTTCACCAAGATTTTCGGGGTTGGGGTGAGGACGGCCAGCCGGTGGTACCAGGAGGGGCTCCGGACGCTCTTGGACCTGCAGGAGCGAAACACCAAACTGACCAGGCAGCAGCAAGCAG GGCTGCGGCACTATGGCGACCTCAACACCCCGGTGGAGCGCAGTGAGGCAGAGTCCACCAGCCAGGCGGTGCAGGAGGCGGTGAAGCGGTTCCTGCCCGGAGCCTCAGTGACGCTGGCCGGCGGGTTCAGACG GGGGAAGCCGCGTGGCCATGACGTCGACCTTCTCCTCACACACCCCGAGGAAGGCAGAGAGGTGGGGCTGCTGAGCCGAGTCGTCAGCTGGCTGGACAGCCAG ggtttGATACTCTATCAGCACAGCCAGGAGAACAGCTATGGGCTCCGGGAGGGCCCTGAGCCGCTCGGGGGCAGGGACGTCATGGACCGATTCGAGAGGTGCTTTTCCATATTCCGCCTGGAGGCGCAGGGGGGCCCGGGCGCTGCCCGAGGCTGGAAGGCCGTCAGGGTGGACCTGGTCGTGGCTCCGGTCAGTCAGTTCCCATTCGCTCTGCTTGGCTGGACCGGCTCCCGG cacttcGAGCGTGAGCTCCGGCGCTTCGCCAGCCGTGAGAGGAAGATGGTCCTGAACAGCCACGCCCTGTACGACACCAGGCAG AACCTCTTTCTACCCGCTGCGTCCGAAGAAGAAATCTTCCAGCACCTGGGCCTGGAGTATGTGCCCCCCGCACAGAGAAACGCCTGA
- the POLM gene encoding DNA-directed DNA/RNA polymerase mu isoform X5, translating to MALVPLKKRRRAPSPPAGPPGPGRFPDVVLCLVEKRMGASRRAFLTQLARAKGFRVDRAYSAAVTHVVSEQNSGAEVAQWLEQQREECGDGGDPALLDISWFTESMGAGRPVEIESRHRLRVAELAPHGRQMAPYACQRRTPLLHSNQPLTEALETLAEEAGFSGSEGRSLAFTRAASVLKALPGRLGALEELGSLPGIGEHSRRVIQDVLEDGVCAEVERVKLSERYRTMKLFTKIFGVGVRTASRWYQEGLRTLLDLQERNTKLTRQQQAGLRHYGDLNTPVERSEAESTSQAVQEAVKRFLPGASVTLAGGFRRGKPRGHDVDLLLTHPEEGREHFERELRRFASRERKMVLNSHALYDTRTSFYPLRPKKKSSSTWAWSMCPPHRETPEPWSTCPPQRPLTAQESPLQPWKRPLLPPVLAASSVFPE from the exons ATGGCCCTGGTGCCCCTGAAGAAGAGGAGAAGGGCCCCGTCCCCACCAGCCGGGCCCCCAGGGCCTGGGCGCTTCCCCGATGTGGTGCTGTGCCTGGTGGAGAAGCGGATGGGTGCCAGCCGCAGGGCCTTCCTCACCCAGCTGGCCCGGGCCAAGGGCTTCCGTGTGGACAGGGCCTACAG CGCCGCGGTGACCCACGTGGTGTCGGAGCAGAACTCGGGGGCCGAGGTGGCCCAGTGGCTGGAGCAACAGCGGGAGGAGTGCGGTGACGGCGGGGACCCCGCCCTGCTGGACATCAGCTGGTTCACGGAGAGCATGGGGGCCGGACGGCCCGTGGAGATTGAGTCCCGGCACCGCCTCAGg gtggCAGAGCTGGCTCCGCATGGGCGGCAGATGGCACCATATGCCTGCCAGCGCCGGACCCCGCTTCTCCACAGCAACCAGCCGCTGACG GAGGCGCTGGAGACCCTGGCGGAGGAGGCGGGGTTCAGCGGCAGCGAGGGGCGCAGCCTGGCATTCACCAGGGCAGCCTCGGTGCTGAAGGCCCTGCCCGGCCGGCTCGGCGCCCTGGAGGAGCTGGGGTCTCTGCCTGGCATCGGGGAGCACTCCCGGCGGGTCATCCAG GATGTGCTGGAAGATGGCGTCTGCGCGGAGGTGGAGAGAGTGAAGCTGTCGGAGAGATACCGGACTATGAAG CTCTTCACCAAGATTTTCGGGGTTGGGGTGAGGACGGCCAGCCGGTGGTACCAGGAGGGGCTCCGGACGCTCTTGGACCTGCAGGAGCGAAACACCAAACTGACCAGGCAGCAGCAAGCAG GGCTGCGGCACTATGGCGACCTCAACACCCCGGTGGAGCGCAGTGAGGCAGAGTCCACCAGCCAGGCGGTGCAGGAGGCGGTGAAGCGGTTCCTGCCCGGAGCCTCAGTGACGCTGGCCGGCGGGTTCAGACG GGGGAAGCCGCGTGGCCATGACGTCGACCTTCTCCTCACACACCCCGAGGAAGGCAGAGAG cacttcGAGCGTGAGCTCCGGCGCTTCGCCAGCCGTGAGAGGAAGATGGTCCTGAACAGCCACGCCCTGTACGACACCAG AACCTCTTTCTACCCGCTGCGTCCGAAGAAGAAATCTTCCAGCACCTGGGCCTGGAGTATGTGCCCCCCGCACAGAGAAACGCCTGAACCCTGGAGTACGTGCCCCCCGCAGAGACCCCTCACTGCCCAGGAATCCCCTCTCCAGCCCTGGAAACGGCCCCTACTGCCACCCGTGCTGGCTGCCTCCAGTGTGTTTCCCGAGTGA
- the POLM gene encoding DNA-directed DNA/RNA polymerase mu isoform X8 has translation MALVPLKKRRRAPSPPAGPPGPGRFPDVVLCLVEKRMGASRRAFLTQLARAKGFRVDRAYSAAVTHVVSEQNSGAEVAQWLEQQREECGDGGDPALLDISWFTESMGAGRPVEIESRHRLRVAELAPHGRQMAPYACQRRTPLLHSNQPLTEALETLAEEAGFSGSEGRSLAFTRAASVLKALPGRLGALEELGSLPGIGEHSRRVIQDVLEDGVCAEVERVKLSERYRTMKLFTKIFGVGVRTASRWYQEGLRTLLDLQERNTKLTRQQQAGLRHYGDLNTPVERSEAESTSQAVQEAVKRFLPGASVTLAGGFRRGKPRGHDVDLLLTHPEEGREHFERELRRFASRERKMVLNSHALYDTRQNLFLPAASEEEIFQHLGLEYVPPAQRNA, from the exons ATGGCCCTGGTGCCCCTGAAGAAGAGGAGAAGGGCCCCGTCCCCACCAGCCGGGCCCCCAGGGCCTGGGCGCTTCCCCGATGTGGTGCTGTGCCTGGTGGAGAAGCGGATGGGTGCCAGCCGCAGGGCCTTCCTCACCCAGCTGGCCCGGGCCAAGGGCTTCCGTGTGGACAGGGCCTACAG CGCCGCGGTGACCCACGTGGTGTCGGAGCAGAACTCGGGGGCCGAGGTGGCCCAGTGGCTGGAGCAACAGCGGGAGGAGTGCGGTGACGGCGGGGACCCCGCCCTGCTGGACATCAGCTGGTTCACGGAGAGCATGGGGGCCGGACGGCCCGTGGAGATTGAGTCCCGGCACCGCCTCAGg gtggCAGAGCTGGCTCCGCATGGGCGGCAGATGGCACCATATGCCTGCCAGCGCCGGACCCCGCTTCTCCACAGCAACCAGCCGCTGACG GAGGCGCTGGAGACCCTGGCGGAGGAGGCGGGGTTCAGCGGCAGCGAGGGGCGCAGCCTGGCATTCACCAGGGCAGCCTCGGTGCTGAAGGCCCTGCCCGGCCGGCTCGGCGCCCTGGAGGAGCTGGGGTCTCTGCCTGGCATCGGGGAGCACTCCCGGCGGGTCATCCAG GATGTGCTGGAAGATGGCGTCTGCGCGGAGGTGGAGAGAGTGAAGCTGTCGGAGAGATACCGGACTATGAAG CTCTTCACCAAGATTTTCGGGGTTGGGGTGAGGACGGCCAGCCGGTGGTACCAGGAGGGGCTCCGGACGCTCTTGGACCTGCAGGAGCGAAACACCAAACTGACCAGGCAGCAGCAAGCAG GGCTGCGGCACTATGGCGACCTCAACACCCCGGTGGAGCGCAGTGAGGCAGAGTCCACCAGCCAGGCGGTGCAGGAGGCGGTGAAGCGGTTCCTGCCCGGAGCCTCAGTGACGCTGGCCGGCGGGTTCAGACG GGGGAAGCCGCGTGGCCATGACGTCGACCTTCTCCTCACACACCCCGAGGAAGGCAGAGAG cacttcGAGCGTGAGCTCCGGCGCTTCGCCAGCCGTGAGAGGAAGATGGTCCTGAACAGCCACGCCCTGTACGACACCAGGCAG AACCTCTTTCTACCCGCTGCGTCCGAAGAAGAAATCTTCCAGCACCTGGGCCTGGAGTATGTGCCCCCCGCACAGAGAAACGCCTGA
- the POLM gene encoding DNA-directed DNA/RNA polymerase mu isoform X6: MALVPLKKRRRAPSPPAGPPGPGRFPDVVLCLVEKRMGASRRAFLTQLARAKGFRVDRAYSAAVTHVVSEQNSGAEVAQWLEQQREECGDGGDPALLDISWFTESMGAGRPVEIESRHRLRVAELAPHGRQMAPYACQRRTPLLHSNQPLTEALETLAEEAGFSGSEGRSLAFTRAASVLKALPGRLGALEELGSLPGIGEHSRRVIQDVLEDGVCAEVERVKLSERYRTMKLFTKIFGVGVRTASRWYQEGLRTLLDLQERNTKLTRQQQAGLRHYGDLNTPVERSEAESTSQAVQEAVKRFLPGASVTLAGGFRRGKPRGHDVDLLLTHPEEGREVGLLSRVVSWLDSQHFERELRRFASRERKMVLNSHALYDTRQNLFLPAASEEEIFQHLGLEYVPPAQRNA, translated from the exons ATGGCCCTGGTGCCCCTGAAGAAGAGGAGAAGGGCCCCGTCCCCACCAGCCGGGCCCCCAGGGCCTGGGCGCTTCCCCGATGTGGTGCTGTGCCTGGTGGAGAAGCGGATGGGTGCCAGCCGCAGGGCCTTCCTCACCCAGCTGGCCCGGGCCAAGGGCTTCCGTGTGGACAGGGCCTACAG CGCCGCGGTGACCCACGTGGTGTCGGAGCAGAACTCGGGGGCCGAGGTGGCCCAGTGGCTGGAGCAACAGCGGGAGGAGTGCGGTGACGGCGGGGACCCCGCCCTGCTGGACATCAGCTGGTTCACGGAGAGCATGGGGGCCGGACGGCCCGTGGAGATTGAGTCCCGGCACCGCCTCAGg gtggCAGAGCTGGCTCCGCATGGGCGGCAGATGGCACCATATGCCTGCCAGCGCCGGACCCCGCTTCTCCACAGCAACCAGCCGCTGACG GAGGCGCTGGAGACCCTGGCGGAGGAGGCGGGGTTCAGCGGCAGCGAGGGGCGCAGCCTGGCATTCACCAGGGCAGCCTCGGTGCTGAAGGCCCTGCCCGGCCGGCTCGGCGCCCTGGAGGAGCTGGGGTCTCTGCCTGGCATCGGGGAGCACTCCCGGCGGGTCATCCAG GATGTGCTGGAAGATGGCGTCTGCGCGGAGGTGGAGAGAGTGAAGCTGTCGGAGAGATACCGGACTATGAAG CTCTTCACCAAGATTTTCGGGGTTGGGGTGAGGACGGCCAGCCGGTGGTACCAGGAGGGGCTCCGGACGCTCTTGGACCTGCAGGAGCGAAACACCAAACTGACCAGGCAGCAGCAAGCAG GGCTGCGGCACTATGGCGACCTCAACACCCCGGTGGAGCGCAGTGAGGCAGAGTCCACCAGCCAGGCGGTGCAGGAGGCGGTGAAGCGGTTCCTGCCCGGAGCCTCAGTGACGCTGGCCGGCGGGTTCAGACG GGGGAAGCCGCGTGGCCATGACGTCGACCTTCTCCTCACACACCCCGAGGAAGGCAGAGAGGTGGGGCTGCTGAGCCGAGTCGTCAGCTGGCTGGACAGCCAG cacttcGAGCGTGAGCTCCGGCGCTTCGCCAGCCGTGAGAGGAAGATGGTCCTGAACAGCCACGCCCTGTACGACACCAGGCAG AACCTCTTTCTACCCGCTGCGTCCGAAGAAGAAATCTTCCAGCACCTGGGCCTGGAGTATGTGCCCCCCGCACAGAGAAACGCCTGA